A window of the Helianthus annuus cultivar XRQ/B chromosome 4, HanXRQr2.0-SUNRISE, whole genome shotgun sequence genome harbors these coding sequences:
- the LOC110938026 gene encoding katanin p80 WD40 repeat-containing subunit B1 homolog isoform X4, producing MAKRGYKLQEFVAHTANVNCLKIGKKTRRNFITGGDDEKVNLWSIGKPTATTSLSGHTSPIESVAFDSAEVLVAAGASSGVIKLWDLEETKVVRTLNGHRSYCTALEFHPFGEFFASGSMDTNLKLWDIRKKGCIHTYKGHRRAVSTIRFSPDGRWVVSGGLDNVVKIWDLTAGKLLHEFKFHEGHIRSMDFHPLEFLLATGSSDKTVKFWDLETFELIGSTRPEATGVRSVTFHPDGRTLFCGLDGSLKVYSWEPVICHDALDMGWSTLGDLCIDDGKLLGCSYYQNSVAVWVADTSLIEPHAHSILAEEKTRVQSKLNLQQDVKDRVGSPRRPTVSPDDDTKDIKNIYVDSMTPVASRKSGSLPTVLNPNPQIHKEIDNAATHKQVPAAKFTASKELTTNEHENTAVSLKPVHRRRPSTTKLDIEGISITVESGLKSGSDTATLSNFQKRIVADAAVKDSSNDKPSISVTKEIQKASSPDTLPQETRDRSDESKKESKPVKYVNGVAVVHGRTRSLVERFEKREKLNTDETQVIDPAAQVSTDTDVPPKRVNQSYNAAPCVVPEAKSVQMPVKTPDVIASEEPEAKTPNVPVRVNQSFNVVPRAIPDAVASEEPEAKTPKTSIRATDDVDNVMPEKTPDVVSNEAKSSPMITKPDVGPNIKSEEANSPPVRPRTAPSMLLPEKGKVSPMQRSVNSRRVMQERVRPSPMLVTRRSNASPRMIPERTTKTSPVVVGPRHDTPSRMMLQKAKSSPSLDDGPQTTGRGLMSKKDDDVADDLLQNHDVFVSSLRARLTKLQVVRHFWGQNDTKGAINALRKLPDHAVQADVVNVLMERMESLTLDHFSSLLPVLLDLLDSKTERHISVSLELLLKLVAVFGSVISSTISAPPTVGVDVHAEKRLERCNECHIQLQKIRKCLPDIIRRGGLPARCAQELNIVLQKS from the exons ATGGCCAAACGCGGATATAAATTGC AGGAATTTGTGGCGCATACAGCGAATGTGAATTGTTTGAAAATCGGGAAGAAGACACGTCGGAACTTTATTACAGGCGGTGATGATGAGAAAGTGAATCTTTGGTCGATTGGGAAGCCAACCGCTACAACG AGTCTAAGTGGTCACACAAGCCCTATTGAGTCTGTAGCTTTTGACTCGGCAGAAGTTTTAGTAGCTGCTGGAGCTTCTTCTGGTGTGATAAAACTTTGGGATCTCGAAGAAACAAAGG TGGTTCGTACACTTAATGGACACCGATCCTATTGTACTGCTCTTGAATTTCATCCTTTTGGTGAGTTTTTTGCATCGGGTTCAATGGACACTAATCTAAAGCTCTGGGATATTAGAAAGAAAGGGTGCATTCACACATATAAAGGACATAGAAGAGCAGTTAGTACTATCAGATTTAGCCCCGATGGTCGTTGGGTGGTTTCAGGGGGACTTGATAACGTTGTAAAG ATTTGGGACTTAACAGCCGGAAAGCTTTTACATGAGTTCAAGTTTCATGAAGGACATATTCGATCAATGGATTTTCATCCTCTCGAGTTTCTTCTAGCAACAG gTTCTTCAGACAAAACCGTGAAATTTTGGGACTTGGAGACCTTTGAATTGATTGGGTCAACTCGACCGGAG GCAACAGGCGTACGATCAGTTACATTTCATCCAGATGGGAGGACCCTCTTTTGCGGGTTAGATGGCAGTTTAAAG GTATATTCATGGGAGCCTGTTATTTGTCATGATGCTCTTGATATGGGGTGGTCAACGTTAGGTGACCTTTGCATTGACGATGGAAAGCTTTTAGGATGTTCGTATTATCAGAATTCTGTTGCAGTTTGGGTCGCAGACACTTCG CTTATTGAACCACATGCGCATAGCATCTTAGCTGAGGAAAAAACCCGTGTGCAGTCAAAATTAAATCTCCAACAAGACGTAAAAGATAGAGTCGGTAGTCCCAGAAGGCCCACTGTGTCGCCAGATGATGACACAAAGGATATAAAGAATATATACGTGGACA GTATGACACCTGTCGCTTCAAGAAAATCCGGGTCTTTACCAACGGTTTTGAACCCAAACCCGCAAATTCATAAAGAGATTGATAATGCGGCTACCCATAAACAAGTTCCTGCTGCCAAATTTACCGCTTCAAAAGAATTAACGACCAATGAACACGAAAACACTGCGGTATCACTTAAGCCTGTTCATAGGAGAAGGCCATCAACTACCAAACTAGATATAGAAGGGATATCAATAACCGTTGAATCTGGATTAAAAAGCGGATCAGATACCGCCACCCTTTCAAACTTTCAAAAAAGGATTGTAGCAGATGCTGCTGTTAAAGATTCTTCCAATGATAAACCTTCAATCTCTGTAACAAAAGAGATACAAAAGGCTTCGTCTCCTGATACGCTTCCACAGGAAACAC GTGACAGGTCTGATGAATCAAAGAAAGAGTCGAAACCTGTTAAATATGTTAATGGAG TGGCGGTTGTGCATGGAAGGACTCGCAGTCTAGTTGAGAGGTTCGAAAAGAGAGAAAAACTGAATACCGATGAAACTCAAGTCATTGATCCAGCAGCTCAAGTATCAACCGACACAGATGTACCTCCCAAAAGGGTAAATCAGTCATATAATGCTGCTCCTTGTGTAGTACCTGAAGCTAAATCCGTTCAGATGCCAGTAAAGACACCTGATGTGATTGCGTCTGAAGAACCCGAAGCTAAAACACCCAACGTGCCCGTAAGGGTAAATCAGTCATTTAACGTAGTCCCTCGTGCAATACCTGATGCGGTGGCTTCTGAAGAACCTGAAGCTAAAACACCCAAGACGTCCATAAGGGCAACTGATGATGTGGATAATGTGATGCCTGAAAAAACACCTGATGTGGTCTCTAACGAGGCTAAATCATCCCCGATGATAACGAAGCCTGATGTGGGCCCAAACATAAAATCTGAGGAAGCTAATTCGCCCCCTGTTAGACCTAGGACGGCTCCTAGTATGCTACTTCCGGAGAAAGGTAAGGTCTCACCCATGCAGAGATCGGTGAATTCTCGACGTGTAATGCAAGAAAGAGTTCGACCTTCTCCAATGCTAGTTACGCGAAGATCTAATGCTTCCCCTCGCATGATACCTGAAAGAACAACTAAAACCTCACCTGTCGTGGTGGGCCCCAGGCATGATACTCCCAGTCGCATGATGCTTCAGAAAGCTAAATCATCTCCATCACTG GATGATGGCCCACAGACTACTGGGAGAGGTTTGATGTCTAAAAAAGATGACGATGTTGCAGATGATTTACTGCAAAATCATGATGTGTTTGTAAGTAGCCTCCGGGCTCGCCTAACAAAACTCCAG GTGGTACGGCATTTTTGGGGACAAAATGACACCAAGGGTGCTATTAATGCTTTGCGGAAGCTGCCAGATCACGCT GTTCAGGCAGACGTGGTGAATGTTCTGATGGAAAGAATGGAGTCCCTCACACTTGATCACTTCTCTTCTTTGCTTCCTGTGCTTTTAGATTTACTGGATAGCAAAACTGAGCG GCATATAAGTGTATCACTGGAACTGTTACTAAAGCTTGTGGCGGTCTTTGGGTCTGTAATCAGCTCAACAATTTCAGCACCTCCAACTGTGGGTGTTGATGTTCATGCAGAAAAAAG ACTTGAACGCTGCAATGAATGCCACATTCAGCTTCAGAAGATCCGCAAATGTCTCCCTGATATTATAAG GCGAGGCGGTTTGCCAGCAAGATGTGCACAAGAACTAAATATTGTTCTTCAGAAATCATGA
- the LOC110938026 gene encoding katanin p80 WD40 repeat-containing subunit B1 homolog isoform X3: MAKRGYKLQEFVAHTANVNCLKIGKKTRRNFITGGDDEKVNLWSIGKPTATTSLSGHTSPIESVAFDSAEVLVAAGASSGVIKLWDLEETKVVRTLNGHRSYCTALEFHPFGEFFASGSMDTNLKLWDIRKKGCIHTYKGHRRAVSTIRFSPDGRWVVSGGLDNVVKIWDLTAGKLLHEFKFHEGHIRSMDFHPLEFLLATGSSDKTVKFWDLETFELIGSTRPEATGVRSVTFHPDGRTLFCGLDGSLKVYSWEPVICHDALDMGWSTLGDLCIDDGKLLGCSYYQNSVAVWVADTSLIEPHAHSILAEEKTRVQSKLNLQQDVKDRVGSPRRPTVSPDDDTKDIKNIYVDTAGMTPVASRKSGSLPTVLNPNPQIHKEIDNAATHKQVPAAKFTASKELTTNEHENTAVSLKPVHRRRPSTTKLDIEGISITVESGLKSGSDTATLSNFQKRIVADAAVKDSSNDKPSISVTKEIQKASSPDTLPQETRDRSDESKKESKPVKYVNGVAVVHGRTRSLVERFEKREKLNTDETQVIDPAAQVSTDTDVPPKRVNQSYNAAPCVVPEAKSVQMPVKTPDVIASEEPEAKTPNVPVRVNQSFNVVPRAIPDAVASEEPEAKTPKTSIRATDDVDNVMPEKTPDVVSNEAKSSPMITKPDVGPNIKSEEANSPPVRPRTAPSMLLPEKGKVSPMQRSVNSRRVMQERVRPSPMLVTRRSNASPRMIPERTTKTSPVVVGPRHDTPSRMMLQKAKSSPSLDDGPQTTGRGLMSKKDDDVADDLLQNHDVFVSSLRARLTKLQVVRHFWGQNDTKGAINALRKLPDHAVQADVVNVLMERMESLTLDHFSSLLPVLLDLLDSKTERHISVSLELLLKLVAVFGSVISSTISAPPTVGVDVHAEKRLERCNECHIQLQKIRKCLPDIIRRGGLPARCAQELNIVLQKS, encoded by the exons ATGGCCAAACGCGGATATAAATTGC AGGAATTTGTGGCGCATACAGCGAATGTGAATTGTTTGAAAATCGGGAAGAAGACACGTCGGAACTTTATTACAGGCGGTGATGATGAGAAAGTGAATCTTTGGTCGATTGGGAAGCCAACCGCTACAACG AGTCTAAGTGGTCACACAAGCCCTATTGAGTCTGTAGCTTTTGACTCGGCAGAAGTTTTAGTAGCTGCTGGAGCTTCTTCTGGTGTGATAAAACTTTGGGATCTCGAAGAAACAAAGG TGGTTCGTACACTTAATGGACACCGATCCTATTGTACTGCTCTTGAATTTCATCCTTTTGGTGAGTTTTTTGCATCGGGTTCAATGGACACTAATCTAAAGCTCTGGGATATTAGAAAGAAAGGGTGCATTCACACATATAAAGGACATAGAAGAGCAGTTAGTACTATCAGATTTAGCCCCGATGGTCGTTGGGTGGTTTCAGGGGGACTTGATAACGTTGTAAAG ATTTGGGACTTAACAGCCGGAAAGCTTTTACATGAGTTCAAGTTTCATGAAGGACATATTCGATCAATGGATTTTCATCCTCTCGAGTTTCTTCTAGCAACAG gTTCTTCAGACAAAACCGTGAAATTTTGGGACTTGGAGACCTTTGAATTGATTGGGTCAACTCGACCGGAG GCAACAGGCGTACGATCAGTTACATTTCATCCAGATGGGAGGACCCTCTTTTGCGGGTTAGATGGCAGTTTAAAG GTATATTCATGGGAGCCTGTTATTTGTCATGATGCTCTTGATATGGGGTGGTCAACGTTAGGTGACCTTTGCATTGACGATGGAAAGCTTTTAGGATGTTCGTATTATCAGAATTCTGTTGCAGTTTGGGTCGCAGACACTTCG CTTATTGAACCACATGCGCATAGCATCTTAGCTGAGGAAAAAACCCGTGTGCAGTCAAAATTAAATCTCCAACAAGACGTAAAAGATAGAGTCGGTAGTCCCAGAAGGCCCACTGTGTCGCCAGATGATGACACAAAGGATATAAAGAATATATACGTGGACA CTGCAGGTATGACACCTGTCGCTTCAAGAAAATCCGGGTCTTTACCAACGGTTTTGAACCCAAACCCGCAAATTCATAAAGAGATTGATAATGCGGCTACCCATAAACAAGTTCCTGCTGCCAAATTTACCGCTTCAAAAGAATTAACGACCAATGAACACGAAAACACTGCGGTATCACTTAAGCCTGTTCATAGGAGAAGGCCATCAACTACCAAACTAGATATAGAAGGGATATCAATAACCGTTGAATCTGGATTAAAAAGCGGATCAGATACCGCCACCCTTTCAAACTTTCAAAAAAGGATTGTAGCAGATGCTGCTGTTAAAGATTCTTCCAATGATAAACCTTCAATCTCTGTAACAAAAGAGATACAAAAGGCTTCGTCTCCTGATACGCTTCCACAGGAAACAC GTGACAGGTCTGATGAATCAAAGAAAGAGTCGAAACCTGTTAAATATGTTAATGGAG TGGCGGTTGTGCATGGAAGGACTCGCAGTCTAGTTGAGAGGTTCGAAAAGAGAGAAAAACTGAATACCGATGAAACTCAAGTCATTGATCCAGCAGCTCAAGTATCAACCGACACAGATGTACCTCCCAAAAGGGTAAATCAGTCATATAATGCTGCTCCTTGTGTAGTACCTGAAGCTAAATCCGTTCAGATGCCAGTAAAGACACCTGATGTGATTGCGTCTGAAGAACCCGAAGCTAAAACACCCAACGTGCCCGTAAGGGTAAATCAGTCATTTAACGTAGTCCCTCGTGCAATACCTGATGCGGTGGCTTCTGAAGAACCTGAAGCTAAAACACCCAAGACGTCCATAAGGGCAACTGATGATGTGGATAATGTGATGCCTGAAAAAACACCTGATGTGGTCTCTAACGAGGCTAAATCATCCCCGATGATAACGAAGCCTGATGTGGGCCCAAACATAAAATCTGAGGAAGCTAATTCGCCCCCTGTTAGACCTAGGACGGCTCCTAGTATGCTACTTCCGGAGAAAGGTAAGGTCTCACCCATGCAGAGATCGGTGAATTCTCGACGTGTAATGCAAGAAAGAGTTCGACCTTCTCCAATGCTAGTTACGCGAAGATCTAATGCTTCCCCTCGCATGATACCTGAAAGAACAACTAAAACCTCACCTGTCGTGGTGGGCCCCAGGCATGATACTCCCAGTCGCATGATGCTTCAGAAAGCTAAATCATCTCCATCACTG GATGATGGCCCACAGACTACTGGGAGAGGTTTGATGTCTAAAAAAGATGACGATGTTGCAGATGATTTACTGCAAAATCATGATGTGTTTGTAAGTAGCCTCCGGGCTCGCCTAACAAAACTCCAG GTGGTACGGCATTTTTGGGGACAAAATGACACCAAGGGTGCTATTAATGCTTTGCGGAAGCTGCCAGATCACGCT GTTCAGGCAGACGTGGTGAATGTTCTGATGGAAAGAATGGAGTCCCTCACACTTGATCACTTCTCTTCTTTGCTTCCTGTGCTTTTAGATTTACTGGATAGCAAAACTGAGCG GCATATAAGTGTATCACTGGAACTGTTACTAAAGCTTGTGGCGGTCTTTGGGTCTGTAATCAGCTCAACAATTTCAGCACCTCCAACTGTGGGTGTTGATGTTCATGCAGAAAAAAG ACTTGAACGCTGCAATGAATGCCACATTCAGCTTCAGAAGATCCGCAAATGTCTCCCTGATATTATAAG GCGAGGCGGTTTGCCAGCAAGATGTGCACAAGAACTAAATATTGTTCTTCAGAAATCATGA
- the LOC110938026 gene encoding katanin p80 WD40 repeat-containing subunit B1 homolog isoform X1: MAKRGYKLQEFVAHTANVNCLKIGKKTRRNFITGGDDEKVNLWSIGKPTATTSLSGHTSPIESVAFDSAEVLVAAGASSGVIKLWDLEETKVVRTLNGHRSYCTALEFHPFGEFFASGSMDTNLKLWDIRKKGCIHTYKGHRRAVSTIRFSPDGRWVVSGGLDNVVKIWDLTAGKLLHEFKFHEGHIRSMDFHPLEFLLATGSSDKTVKFWDLETFELIGSTRPEATGVRSVTFHPDGRTLFCGLDGSLKVYSWEPVICHDALDMGWSTLGDLCIDDGKLLGCSYYQNSVAVWVADTSLIEPHAHSILAEEKTRVQSKLNLQQDVKDRVGSPRRPTVSPDDDTKDIKNIYVDTAGMTPVASRKSGSLPTVLNPNPQIHKEIDNAATHKQVPAAKFTASKELTTNEHENTAVSLKPVHRRRPSTTKLDIEGISITVESGLKSGSDTATLSNFQKRIVADAAVKDSSNDKPSISVTKEIQKASSPDTLPQETRDRSDESKKESKPVKYVNGVAVVHGRTRSLVERFEKREKLNTDETQVIDPAAQVSTDTDVPPKRVNQSYNAAPCVVPEAKSVQMPVKTPDVIASEEPEAKTPNVPVRVNQSFNVVPRAIPDAVASEEPEAKTPKTSIRATDDVDNVMPEKTPDVVSNEAKSSPMITKPDVGPNIKSEEANSPPVRPRTAPSMLLPEKGKVSPMQRSVNSRRVMQERVRPSPMLVTRRSNASPRMIPERTTKTSPVVVGPRHDTPSRMMLQKAKSSPSLDDGPQTTGRGLMSKKDDDVADDLLQNHDVFVSSLRARLTKLQVVRHFWGQNDTKGAINALRKLPDHAPTVFQVQADVVNVLMERMESLTLDHFSSLLPVLLDLLDSKTERHISVSLELLLKLVAVFGSVISSTISAPPTVGVDVHAEKRLERCNECHIQLQKIRKCLPDIIRRGGLPARCAQELNIVLQKS, from the exons ATGGCCAAACGCGGATATAAATTGC AGGAATTTGTGGCGCATACAGCGAATGTGAATTGTTTGAAAATCGGGAAGAAGACACGTCGGAACTTTATTACAGGCGGTGATGATGAGAAAGTGAATCTTTGGTCGATTGGGAAGCCAACCGCTACAACG AGTCTAAGTGGTCACACAAGCCCTATTGAGTCTGTAGCTTTTGACTCGGCAGAAGTTTTAGTAGCTGCTGGAGCTTCTTCTGGTGTGATAAAACTTTGGGATCTCGAAGAAACAAAGG TGGTTCGTACACTTAATGGACACCGATCCTATTGTACTGCTCTTGAATTTCATCCTTTTGGTGAGTTTTTTGCATCGGGTTCAATGGACACTAATCTAAAGCTCTGGGATATTAGAAAGAAAGGGTGCATTCACACATATAAAGGACATAGAAGAGCAGTTAGTACTATCAGATTTAGCCCCGATGGTCGTTGGGTGGTTTCAGGGGGACTTGATAACGTTGTAAAG ATTTGGGACTTAACAGCCGGAAAGCTTTTACATGAGTTCAAGTTTCATGAAGGACATATTCGATCAATGGATTTTCATCCTCTCGAGTTTCTTCTAGCAACAG gTTCTTCAGACAAAACCGTGAAATTTTGGGACTTGGAGACCTTTGAATTGATTGGGTCAACTCGACCGGAG GCAACAGGCGTACGATCAGTTACATTTCATCCAGATGGGAGGACCCTCTTTTGCGGGTTAGATGGCAGTTTAAAG GTATATTCATGGGAGCCTGTTATTTGTCATGATGCTCTTGATATGGGGTGGTCAACGTTAGGTGACCTTTGCATTGACGATGGAAAGCTTTTAGGATGTTCGTATTATCAGAATTCTGTTGCAGTTTGGGTCGCAGACACTTCG CTTATTGAACCACATGCGCATAGCATCTTAGCTGAGGAAAAAACCCGTGTGCAGTCAAAATTAAATCTCCAACAAGACGTAAAAGATAGAGTCGGTAGTCCCAGAAGGCCCACTGTGTCGCCAGATGATGACACAAAGGATATAAAGAATATATACGTGGACA CTGCAGGTATGACACCTGTCGCTTCAAGAAAATCCGGGTCTTTACCAACGGTTTTGAACCCAAACCCGCAAATTCATAAAGAGATTGATAATGCGGCTACCCATAAACAAGTTCCTGCTGCCAAATTTACCGCTTCAAAAGAATTAACGACCAATGAACACGAAAACACTGCGGTATCACTTAAGCCTGTTCATAGGAGAAGGCCATCAACTACCAAACTAGATATAGAAGGGATATCAATAACCGTTGAATCTGGATTAAAAAGCGGATCAGATACCGCCACCCTTTCAAACTTTCAAAAAAGGATTGTAGCAGATGCTGCTGTTAAAGATTCTTCCAATGATAAACCTTCAATCTCTGTAACAAAAGAGATACAAAAGGCTTCGTCTCCTGATACGCTTCCACAGGAAACAC GTGACAGGTCTGATGAATCAAAGAAAGAGTCGAAACCTGTTAAATATGTTAATGGAG TGGCGGTTGTGCATGGAAGGACTCGCAGTCTAGTTGAGAGGTTCGAAAAGAGAGAAAAACTGAATACCGATGAAACTCAAGTCATTGATCCAGCAGCTCAAGTATCAACCGACACAGATGTACCTCCCAAAAGGGTAAATCAGTCATATAATGCTGCTCCTTGTGTAGTACCTGAAGCTAAATCCGTTCAGATGCCAGTAAAGACACCTGATGTGATTGCGTCTGAAGAACCCGAAGCTAAAACACCCAACGTGCCCGTAAGGGTAAATCAGTCATTTAACGTAGTCCCTCGTGCAATACCTGATGCGGTGGCTTCTGAAGAACCTGAAGCTAAAACACCCAAGACGTCCATAAGGGCAACTGATGATGTGGATAATGTGATGCCTGAAAAAACACCTGATGTGGTCTCTAACGAGGCTAAATCATCCCCGATGATAACGAAGCCTGATGTGGGCCCAAACATAAAATCTGAGGAAGCTAATTCGCCCCCTGTTAGACCTAGGACGGCTCCTAGTATGCTACTTCCGGAGAAAGGTAAGGTCTCACCCATGCAGAGATCGGTGAATTCTCGACGTGTAATGCAAGAAAGAGTTCGACCTTCTCCAATGCTAGTTACGCGAAGATCTAATGCTTCCCCTCGCATGATACCTGAAAGAACAACTAAAACCTCACCTGTCGTGGTGGGCCCCAGGCATGATACTCCCAGTCGCATGATGCTTCAGAAAGCTAAATCATCTCCATCACTG GATGATGGCCCACAGACTACTGGGAGAGGTTTGATGTCTAAAAAAGATGACGATGTTGCAGATGATTTACTGCAAAATCATGATGTGTTTGTAAGTAGCCTCCGGGCTCGCCTAACAAAACTCCAG GTGGTACGGCATTTTTGGGGACAAAATGACACCAAGGGTGCTATTAATGCTTTGCGGAAGCTGCCAGATCACGCT CCGACTGTCTTTCAGGTTCAGGCAGACGTGGTGAATGTTCTGATGGAAAGAATGGAGTCCCTCACACTTGATCACTTCTCTTCTTTGCTTCCTGTGCTTTTAGATTTACTGGATAGCAAAACTGAGCG GCATATAAGTGTATCACTGGAACTGTTACTAAAGCTTGTGGCGGTCTTTGGGTCTGTAATCAGCTCAACAATTTCAGCACCTCCAACTGTGGGTGTTGATGTTCATGCAGAAAAAAG ACTTGAACGCTGCAATGAATGCCACATTCAGCTTCAGAAGATCCGCAAATGTCTCCCTGATATTATAAG GCGAGGCGGTTTGCCAGCAAGATGTGCACAAGAACTAAATATTGTTCTTCAGAAATCATGA